One Candidatus Zixiibacteriota bacterium genomic window, CTAGGGGTAGGATATATCTAAGACTATTCTTACTCGTAGTAAGGGCCGTGTCACCAAACGGTGTCGGTTGACTGATACTCACTTCATACATGTCTGCACCTTCAATATCTTCCCAACTTATATTCATAGCGTTCACCAAGGGCGATATGAGAGGATATGTTTGCGTTGGGACAACACAACTGGGTGTGAAGCAACTGACCTTACTCCACGAACTACAATAGCACGTATTGCATGATCTTACTCGCCAGTAGTACATCCGTCCTCCAGATAACCCCGATGCCAACAATGCTGTATCAGCCACTGTCTCCGTGCCAATTGTTGAGAAAAGAGAATCATCGTCCAACTGTAACTCATAATACTCTGTTATCGCACCTGCATACAACTGCGTTCCGTCCTGCCAACTGAGAGTTATGGGTAGATCAATATCGAATGCGCCACTGTCCGGGCCGAGTAGAACGGGCCTGTCCGGTTGAGAGTATTTGAAAATGTCGATGGAGACGATTTCACTGGTATCGCAATCACTAATCGTACGCAAATTGAGTGTGACAGGGCCAAGTCCACACGTACTAACAAGAGTATCGTCCCATGAATTATTGAGCCACCATTGAGTGCCGAAACAGTCTGCTTGATAGAGGTAGCCAATTGCTCCCGGTACGGGGGGAAACGCAATATACACGGGCGGACATTCACTTGTGGCATACGGTTCTGGAGGTTCAACGTCACTACATGTGGTCGTGAACCAACGGTAAGGACTCCAACCGCTATTGCCACAGTCAGTCCAGACTCTTACTCGCCACCAGTATCGTTTTCCTGCCTTCAAATCTATCGGACAGTAATAGGACAAGGCTGGATCAGATATCACGACATCATCACAAGCCGTGGGATAACTCTCCTCCAAACCATATTGAATGCGATAATCTGTGGCACCCGGGATGTCGTCCCAGTCGAAGCAAATATCTTGATCGACGCCTGCTGCTCCATCTACTGGGGTCATATTTTGAACCACGTCCGGTGAGTCCTCACAGATGAATACTTGATATGTCTCCGCAAACTCTGGGCCACCATTTCCTCCATTATCAATAGCATATACTTGAACATCATAATAGCCCTGTGTGACAGGCAGAACGAAAACGAATTCTTGCCTGTAATAGTCTACAACAGGGTGTTGCGAACGAATGTCACCCTCAATCCAGTTTGCATAATTCTGCGGTTTACAGAATATCTGGTGAATACCAGATTCATCGGTTGCCTTTACGTATGCAGTAGCAATGTTCTTGCTAGCCGAGTAAGAGAAGTGGTACTCGGGAAGGTGGATTACTGCATCTTCCGTCATATATGTGCTGGCGCCACCCTCTAGTCCACACTGTACTACTGGAGCAGTCCCAGTATTAGGATTACTCAACACCTGTTCAATCGCATACAATATGTCATGGTCTGCCAAGTTTGCTGTAACACTGACATCATAATTGGAACCGTCTTTTCCCCAAACCCACAGACCATTTCTCTCATAAGCATATTCTACTAATCCGTCACATCTCAAATCCTTAACCTCATCAACATCTATCGTGAGCCCCGGTGATGTCGTGTAGTTCAAGATGTCAAGAGCCAAAGTGGGATATCCGATGTCGCGGCCAATGAATTCAGTTGCCGTATCCATCACGTTTCTTCGTTCTTCAAATGAGAGCCTCCTATTGCTTGGTTGATAGGATCCCCAAAATTCCAAGTCGTTCGGATTATCAATCATGCGAGACCAGTTGTTGTCATAAATCCCTCCCCCATTGTCGCCGTCTTGTCCAACTTCGACACACCTCAGGTGTCCCTCAGAATCGACACCGGCACAGAGCCCCGTATGCCCTAGCCAGCCGAAGAGCCCCCACCCAATGCTATTCTCTCTATAGCCTGGATCGCCATATTCCTGAACGATCGAATAGGAGTCGTTCTTGTCTGGCGTGAATGTGGCAGCCTCGCGCGCTGGGGGGATAGCCCTTGATACTGAGAAAGACTCGAGCCATTGTGTCTCTGAGGAAGACAAGCTTCGCGCTGACGTGACGTTCAGTATCTTCTTTGCATCAGATTGATCGATGATGGGCTTAAGTCGTCTTAGAATCAGTTCCGTTTGTACGCGGCTAGACTCGGTGCGTAGCATATCCATGAGAATCGACTTCACGAGTGCTATGTGCTCCTGTTTGTTTAGAAAGAAACTAGCTTCTATAGCGATAGACTGTGATTCTGCATTGTTCGAATGCAGAAGTGCGAAGATCAGCCCTGTTTGTTTCCTTATCGCTATATCCACGCACCCTTCATCAAACCGATTCTCATTCTGTACCAGATACTTGAGTGCCTCAATACCTCCTATATCCCCCAAGGCGGTAGCCGCGGAACTGAATATGTATTCATCTGAAATTGATGATAGTATGCCTCCTATGATATCCACGGATTCGTTGACCCCAAAGTCAGATAGTGCAATGCACGTAGATCGGATAACAGGAGAACATGTTCTTGTCGTAGTGTCATTCGCTAGTGCCATCAGAGCTGGGATTGCGTCTCTAAATTCTATTTCGCGGATTCCCTTTATGGCCACACGCCTCAACTCAGGGTCCTCACCTGAGACTGTTGCTACTGCGGTCAACTCCTGTCCATAGTCAGCCACCCATTCTGGATTCGCATTGCCAGTAGCTATGAGTCTGCTCAGGCTGTGGCTCGCAACGATCATAGCAGCCAAACGATTTTCGTTTCTATCGTTCATCAACCCTTTTGATCTTGACCAAGAGTATGAGAACAAACGCTTGAGGTCCGTGGGTGAGTACCCCTGGACGCCGCTATTGAGAACGTTCAGCATGAAGAACTCCGCCAAGTCATCCCTCGGAGGTATTGATTGCAGTTGTTCGATCGCCACTGATGCTTCAATCTGTCCGGCCCTAATCCGCCGTCTCATCTCTGCTCCCAAATATCCAAACAGAAGGACGCTATCTCTCGCAGCCGATGCCTGCTCAACGGTACAGAAGAGATCAGTTGTCGACAACTCCGACAGCCTCAACAAGCATTCCATCACATTCGACTGATCATTTGTATCCAATGCTCGCCTGAGTTCCGTGTACGAGGACGATGGGGACCTATCACCAACGGCAGTCTCAGAAACAGACATTTCATTGGACAGCAACGAGAAGAGAATCACGAGAATGAAAGTGGACCCTGCTTTCATGGGTTACTCCTTCATGTTGAGTACAGTATTATGGATCTCCTACCCATACCCTAGATGTGATAACCGGAAGAGAGGTTAGAGATAGAGCTGGTAAACACGCTCTACTACAAACATATAACGCCTTTATAATAGTCCCTGAAGTCAGGTAATACAAGTACCAATTCGATCCCGATTGCTTAGCCGTCTCTCAGTTTAACCCACGACACCCCATCTCTATCAACCTCCTTGCAAACATGCTACTTGACGCGACCGAGGGGCTTCTGCCCCTGCCCCCCCTACACCTCCCCCAACTGCTCCAGCAATTCTTCCGCAGTCGTGGCGGGAACGCCGCAGGTGGAGTTGCAGCAGACGTAAGCTAACGTTGTACCCGCAGGGGCAACGCGGCCTTCGAACAACGGCAGCGAGGAGCGGCCGTCGGTGCTGATTGCCACGATGCGGTTCGGCAAATACTGCCCGTAAACAAGACGCAACATCGCATCACGAGTCGGGCTCGAGCCCACGACCACAATCTCAATTTTATCACTCATCGTGAAATCATAAGCCGTAACCGCCGACACCATACCCGCCGGATAGCCGTTGACCTTGGCGGCGACAGCACGAAGACTCAACCGGGCAGTCTCCTCAAACGAGGCCACGCCGGTAATCCGGGCCAGCTTGAGCAGCACCCCAATCATAATTGAGCCCGGCGCGGGCGTCGAGCCGTCCTCTTCGTCCTGCGGCCGCACGATTAAATCCGCCTCGCCGTCGGGCCGAAGATACCAGCGTCCGGCGTCGTCCGCGAACAACTCGACGGCATTCCGGCTCAACTCCGTCGCAAAATCAATCCAGCGCTCATTGTCCAAGCCCGGATCGGACTCGTACAGATCAGCCAGCCCGCGTGCGAAATAGGCGTAATCCTCAAGAAAAAGACCCTCGCTGTAACGCTCCTCACGGTACGAGTGAGTCAACCGTCCCTCATTATATAAGGTACTGTGCACGAACTCCGCCACGGCTTTCGCCGCTTCCAAATACTCCTCTCGGCCAGTAACCTGGAATCCCTTCGCCAGCGCAGTGAGAGCCAGACCGTTCCATGAGGTGAGGATCTTGTCGTCGGTCAAAGGCCGTACGCGTTCGTTTCTAACCACCAGTAGTTTGCTTTTCGTTCGTGCGAGAAACGCGACTTTCTTCTCGTCGAAAAGATCATCCAGCGCCCGGCGCGATTCGGCCGTGACGTTGAGAATGTTTTTCTCCTCGAAGTTTCCCCCTGCTGTGACGTTGTAGTATCGATTGAACCGTTCCGCGTCATCGCCTAAGATCGAATCGATCTCGCCCTTATCCCAGATGTAGAATTTCCCCTCTTCTCCCTCGGAGTCGGCATCGAGCGCCGAATAGAACACCCCCTCCGGCGAGCGCATTTCGCGCAACATCCAGTCGAGCGTCTGCTCGACCACCTCACGATAGAGTGCTCGCCCGGTGATCTGAAACGCCTCAGTGTAGAGTGGGACGAGCAGGGCGTTGTCGTAGAGCATCTTTTCGAAATGCGGCACGAGCCAGACGCGGTCAGTGCTGTAGCGGGCGAAACCGCCGCCGAGCTGGTCGTAAATGCCGCCGGCGGCCATGGCGTCTAGCGACAACAGCGCGGCTTCGAGATAAGTCGTATCGCCGCTGTGGGCGTATTGCTGCAGAAACAGCGACAACTCCAGCGCGTGCGGGAATTTAGGCTCGGAGCCAAACCCGCCGTTGATTCGGTCGAGATTGCGGCTTAACGACACCGCCGCTTTGTTCAGGATCGTTGGCTCGATATCGCCGGGATCGTCCTGCGGTCGCAGACGTGCGGCGATCTGGTCGAACACTCCCTCGGCGGACTTGATCACACTCCCCTTGTCGGCCCGATAGACCCGCGCGATCTCGGTAATCACTTTCATGAACGAAGGCCGCCCGTAACCGTCGACCGGCGGAAAATAGGTCCCGGCGAAAAACGGTTTCAGGTCGGGGGTGAGAAACACCGACATCGGCCAGCCCCCCTGGCCGGTCATGGCCGTGGTGAATGACATGTAAATCTTGTCCAGGTCGGGGCGCTGTTCGCGGTCGACTTTGATACTGACGAAATTCTCGTTCAACACGGCGGCGACTTTCTCGTCCTCGAATGACTCACGCTCCATCACATGACACCAGTGACAAGCGGCATAACCAATCGAAAGAAAAATCGGCTTGTCCTCATCGCGAGCCCTGTTGAGAGCCTCATCTCCCCAGGGATACCAATCCACCGGATTGTGGGCGTGCGAGAGCAGATACGGCGAGTTTTCGTCTATCAGTTTATTGGTATGGGCTTGCTTCGATTTGGCCTGTTGTGGCATATCGTTATCCTTATCGGCGGCCGGGATGAATGCAGGATCATGTACGGTCCAGGCCGCTGGTGCTGTAACCGATTTCAGATCGTTTTCATAGACTACAACCGGTTTTCC contains:
- a CDS encoding T9SS type A sorting domain-containing protein; translated protein: MKAGSTFILVILFSLLSNEMSVSETAVGDRSPSSSYTELRRALDTNDQSNVMECLLRLSELSTTDLFCTVEQASAARDSVLLFGYLGAEMRRRIRAGQIEASVAIEQLQSIPPRDDLAEFFMLNVLNSGVQGYSPTDLKRLFSYSWSRSKGLMNDRNENRLAAMIVASHSLSRLIATGNANPEWVADYGQELTAVATVSGEDPELRRVAIKGIREIEFRDAIPALMALANDTTTRTCSPVIRSTCIALSDFGVNESVDIIGGILSSISDEYIFSSAATALGDIGGIEALKYLVQNENRFDEGCVDIAIRKQTGLIFALLHSNNAESQSIAIEASFFLNKQEHIALVKSILMDMLRTESSRVQTELILRRLKPIIDQSDAKKILNVTSARSLSSSETQWLESFSVSRAIPPAREAATFTPDKNDSYSIVQEYGDPGYRENSIGWGLFGWLGHTGLCAGVDSEGHLRCVEVGQDGDNGGGIYDNNWSRMIDNPNDLEFWGSYQPSNRRLSFEERRNVMDTATEFIGRDIGYPTLALDILNYTTSPGLTIDVDEVKDLRCDGLVEYAYERNGLWVWGKDGSNYDVSVTANLADHDILYAIEQVLSNPNTGTAPVVQCGLEGGASTYMTEDAVIHLPEYHFSYSASKNIATAYVKATDESGIHQIFCKPQNYANWIEGDIRSQHPVVDYYRQEFVFVLPVTQGYYDVQVYAIDNGGNGGPEFAETYQVFICEDSPDVVQNMTPVDGAAGVDQDICFDWDDIPGATDYRIQYGLEESYPTACDDVVISDPALSYYCPIDLKAGKRYWWRVRVWTDCGNSGWSPYRWFTTTCSDVEPPEPYATSECPPVYIAFPPVPGAIGYLYQADCFGTQWWLNNSWDDTLVSTCGLGPVTLNLRTISDCDTSEIVSIDIFKYSQPDRPVLLGPDSGAFDIDLPITLSWQDGTQLYAGAITEYYELQLDDDSLFSTIGTETVADTALLASGLSGGRMYYWRVRSCNTCYCSSWSKVSCFTPSCVVPTQTYPLISPLVNAMNISWEDIEGADMYEVSISQPTPFGDTALTTSKNSLRYILPLDQYDLSQAGKYVVGLRCANACGYSAKETDSVDLFHIAGQVVSSSDGEALATAWVYINSYGSQAMSDPGIDSTLTNEAGLYRFVVEPGSYQVWRDNVNGDIYDAVVIDGSFEGKNFIGAMDIFEIENSSRPSSFCLGQNYPNPFNPVTQIEFDIQRSCFVRVQIYDVLGQQTRTLVNERLSPGRKVVTWDGTNDSGQPVASGVYFYRIITESYSESKKMLLLR
- a CDS encoding thioredoxin domain-containing protein, which encodes MPQQAKSKQAHTNKLIDENSPYLLSHAHNPVDWYPWGDEALNRARDEDKPIFLSIGYAACHWCHVMERESFEDEKVAAVLNENFVSIKVDREQRPDLDKIYMSFTTAMTGQGGWPMSVFLTPDLKPFFAGTYFPPVDGYGRPSFMKVITEIARVYRADKGSVIKSAEGVFDQIAARLRPQDDPGDIEPTILNKAAVSLSRNLDRINGGFGSEPKFPHALELSLFLQQYAHSGDTTYLEAALLSLDAMAAGGIYDQLGGGFARYSTDRVWLVPHFEKMLYDNALLVPLYTEAFQITGRALYREVVEQTLDWMLREMRSPEGVFYSALDADSEGEEGKFYIWDKGEIDSILGDDAERFNRYYNVTAGGNFEEKNILNVTAESRRALDDLFDEKKVAFLARTKSKLLVVRNERVRPLTDDKILTSWNGLALTALAKGFQVTGREEYLEAAKAVAEFVHSTLYNEGRLTHSYREERYSEGLFLEDYAYFARGLADLYESDPGLDNERWIDFATELSRNAVELFADDAGRWYLRPDGEADLIVRPQDEEDGSTPAPGSIMIGVLLKLARITGVASFEETARLSLRAVAAKVNGYPAGMVSAVTAYDFTMSDKIEIVVVGSSPTRDAMLRLVYGQYLPNRIVAISTDGRSSLPLFEGRVAPAGTTLAYVCCNSTCGVPATTAEELLEQLGEV